Proteins encoded together in one Tripterygium wilfordii isolate XIE 37 chromosome 14, ASM1340144v1, whole genome shotgun sequence window:
- the LOC120014215 gene encoding CO(2)-response secreted protease-like yields the protein MIENAFTDIGEQYKRKNDLLEQQLVGGKTRAAATSPNTHEVDVMKECLKALHALGIEGAAYGKAVKALHDSALYRDIFLDMSDERKKDWKREASLVFKVSNNNNKNTKGTNNICIDCLVGITSVSLPSSLTPSLMASFLHLLFCLSFHCYFLITLTSSNPIHTHYVVYMGSSSDGNSDASEHLELLSSIIPSHESERISLIHHFRYAFKGFSAILTEKEASLLSGHDGIVSIFPDPILQLHTTRSWDFLEAESGVRFSHNHQQHVSSDVIIGIIDTGIWPESPSFNDKGIGEIPLRWKGVCMEGSDFNKLNCNRKLIGARYYNIPPKSIDNKTTTHEPNIAGSPRDPVGHGTHTSSIAAGASIANASYHGLALGTARGGSPSTRIASYKACSQEGCSGSTILKAIDDAVNDGVDMISISIGMNAIFQSDYLNDPIAIGAFHAEHMGVLVVCSGGNDGPDPYTIVNSAPWIFTVAASNIDRDFQSTVVLGNGQTFQGSAINFSNLTRSKTYPLAFGKDVVAKFTPISEARNCYPGSLDPSKVAGKIVVCIDTDINISRKIKKLVVEDAKAEGLILINEYERGVPFNSGEFPFAEVGNSAGFQVLKYVNSTKKPTATILPSVTVPRYKPAPAVAYFSSRGPGGLTENILKPDIMAPGVAILAAMIPRPEGFLIEKKPSKFGILSGTSMACPHVTGAAAFIKSVHRQWSSSIIRSALMTTATIYNNMRQAVTNSSGQLASPHETGVGEISPPKALNPGLVLETTTEDYLQFLCYYGYPEKTIRSMSNSKFNCPKTSYESLISNINYPSISIGKLDRHQASYMIKRTITNVGLPNSTYISRVHAPAGLMVKVLPKKIAFTEYIRKASFEVSFNAAKASTGYNFGSITWRDGQHSARIVFTVNVE from the exons ATGATAGAAAATGCCTTCACAGACATTGGAGAACAATATAAGAGAAAAAATGATTTGCTTGAACAACAATTGGTGGGAGGGAAGACTCGAGCTGCAGCAACATCACCCAATACCCACGAAGTTGATGTTATGAAAGAGTGTTTGAAGGCTTTACATGCTTTGGGTATTGAGGGAGCTGCATATGGAAAAGCAGTGAAGGCTTTGCATGACTCTGCTTTATATAGAGATATATTTTTAGATATGtctgatgaaaggaaaaaagattGG AAAAGAGAGGCATCACTTGTATTCAAAGTTTCAAATAACAACAACAAGAATACTAAAGGAACAAATAATATATGCATAGATTGTTTGGTTGGCATCACTTCAG TCTCCCTTCCTTCTTCACTCACTCCATCTCTCATGGCTtcctttcttcatcttctcttttgTCTTTCCTTTCATTGTTATTTCCTTATCACTCTAACTTCCTCAAACCCAATCCACACA CATTATGTTGTTTACATGGGAAGTTCTTCAGATGGAAACAGCGATGCTTCGGAACATTTGGAATTGTTATCTTCTATTATTCCAAG CCATGAGAGTGAGAGAATATCTCTTATCCATCATTTCAGATATGCTTTTAAAGGATTTTCTGCCATACTCACAGAGAAAGAAGCTTCTTTGTTGTCTG GTCATGATGGTATTGTCTCCATTTTCCCGGATCCAATTCTTCAACTCCATACAACGCGTTCTTGGGATTTCTTGGAAGCAGAATCAGGCGTTCGTTTTAGCCATAACCATCAACAGCATGTATCCAGTGATGTTATAATTGGAATCATCGATACAG GGATATGGCCCGAGTCTCCGAGTTTCAACGACAAGGGGATTGGGGAAATTCCTTTAAGATGGAAAGGAGTCTGTATGGAAGGTTCTGACTTCAACAAACTTAACTGTAATAG GAAGTTGATAGGAGCAAGATACTACAACATCCCACCAAAATCGATCGATAACAAGACCACAACCCATGAACCTAATATTGCTGGATCACCAAGGGACCCTGTAGGTCATGGAACTCACACCTCCTCTATTGCTGCTGGTGCTTCCATTGCCAATGCAAGTTACCATGGTCTGGCCCTTGGCACGGCTAGGGGTGGCTCACCTTCGACAAGGATTGCCTCGTATAAGGCATGCTCACAAGAAGGTTGCTCTGGCTCTACCATATTGAAGGCAATTGATGATGCAGTCAATGATGGAGTTGATATGATTTCCATCTCTATCGGGATGAACGCGATCTTCCAATCTGATTATCTCAATGACCCTATAGCCATTGGAGCGTTTCATGCCGAACACATGGGAGTTTTGGTTGTTTGTTCTGGAGGGAATGATGGACCTGATCCTTACACTATTGTTAATTCTGCTCCATGGATCTTTACAGTTGCTGCTTCTAATATTGATAGGGATTTCCAATCTACTGTTGTTCTTGGCAATGGTCAAACTTTCCAA gGTTCAGCCATTAATTTTTCGAACCTCACTCGCTCGAAGACTTATCCACTTGCCTTTGGAAAGGATGTCGTCGCAAAGTTTACCCCTATATCAGAGGCCAG GAATTGCTATCCGGGATCATTAGATCCAAGTAAAGTAGCAGGCAAGATTGTTGTTTGCATAGATACAGACATAAATATTTCAAGGAAAATCAAGAAATTGGTTGTAGAAGATGCTAAAGCCGAAGGACTAATTCTAATCAATGAGTATGAGAGAGGTGTGCCTTTCAATTCAGGCGAATTTCCGTTTGCAGAAGTCGGAAACAGTGCAGGGTTTCAGGTTCTTAAATATGTCAATTCTACCAA GAAACCAACAGCGACAATCCTTCCGTCGGTCACTGTTCCACGGTACAAACCAGCACCAGCAGTTGCATATTTTTCTTCTAGAGGCCCTGGAGGGCTTACAGAGAACATACTTAAG CCTGATATCATGGCTCCGGGCGTAGCCATTTTAGCTGCCATGATTCCAAGACCAGAGGGTTTTCTGATTGAAAAAAAGCCATCTAAATTTGGCATATTATCTGGGACATCAATGGCTTGCCCTCATGTCACTGGGGCTGCAGCATTTATAAAATCCGTGCACCGCCAGTGGAGCTCATCCATAATCAGATCAGCTCTCATGACCACAG CAACTATTTATAACAACATGAGGCAGGCCGTAACAAATAGCTCAGGACAGTTAGCAAGTCCACATGAGACCGGGGTCGGAGAAATAAGCCCTCCAAAAGCACTTAACCCTGGATTAGTTCTGGAGACAACCACAGAAGACTACCTTCAATTCCTTTGTTATTATGGCTATCCAGAGAAAACCATACGATCCATGTCGAATTCTAAATTTAACTGCCCTAAGACCTCTTATGAAAGTCTCATCTCTAACATCAACTATCCATCAATCTCTATAGGTAAGCTTGATCGACATCAAGCTTCTTATATGATCAAAAGAACCATAACAAACGTGGGATTGCCAAATTCCACATACATTTCTAGGGTGCATGCTCCAGCAGGCTTGATGGTGAAGGTTCTACCAAAGAAGATTGCTTTTACTGAGTATATAAGAAAGGCCTCATTCGAAGTCTCATTTAATGCCGCGAAAGCTTCTACTGGTTACAATTTTGGTTCTATAACGTGGCGTGATGGCCAACATTCTGCCCGCATTGTGTTTACAGTGAATGTTGAATAA
- the LOC120015436 gene encoding L10-interacting MYB domain-containing protein-like isoform X2, which translates to MNVGEVQNEVDCEEIDEKDEVWSKQIENYLIELMVEEVKKGNRTTTTFSKSGWKAIKEGLKAKFDKDYNDVQLKNKYNQLRNRQKCFKALIKETGIGYNVITCQVNATNECWESLSKVHRMAKRFKKKGCKEFPALCIIFGDTTASGAHAHPSTKSPSHNEEESFGVDNSKDTSSRVNEEVEIITPESQK; encoded by the exons ATGAATGTTGGTGAAGTTCAAAACGAAGTTGATTGTGAGGAGATTGATGAGAAGGATGAGGTGTGGAGCAAACAAATTGAGAATTATTTGATTGAGCTAATGGTTGAAGAGGTGAAAAAAGGAAATCGAACTACTACAACTTTTTCTAAGTCGGGATGGAAGGCAATTAAGGAAGGACTTAAGGCTAAATTTGATAAAGACTATAATGATGttcaattgaaaaacaaatacaacCAATTGAGAAATAGACAAAAGTGTTTCAAAGCTTTGATCAAAGAGACTGGAATTGGTTACAATGTCATTACATGCCAAGTTAATGCAACCAATGAATGTTGGGAAAGTTTGTCAAAG GTTCATAGAATGGCAAAAAGGTTTAAGAAAAAGGGTTGTAAGGAATTTCCTGCATTATGCATCATTTTTGGAGATACCACAGCCTCTGGTGCACATGCACACCCTTCCACTAAATCTCCATCACACAATGAAGAAGAGAGTTTTGGTGTTGATAATTCTAAAGATACCTCGTCAAGGGTTAATGAAGAAGTTGAAATAATTACTCCTGAGTCTCAAAAATAG
- the LOC120015436 gene encoding L10-interacting MYB domain-containing protein-like isoform X1 encodes MLKMNVGEVQNEVDCEEIDEKDEVWSKQIENYLIELMVEEVKKGNRTTTTFSKSGWKAIKEGLKAKFDKDYNDVQLKNKYNQLRNRQKCFKALIKETGIGYNVITCQVNATNECWESLSKVHRMAKRFKKKGCKEFPALCIIFGDTTASGAHAHPSTKSPSHNEEESFGVDNSKDTSSRVNEEVEIITPESQK; translated from the exons atGTTAAAGATGAATGTTGGTGAAGTTCAAAACGAAGTTGATTGTGAGGAGATTGATGAGAAGGATGAGGTGTGGAGCAAACAAATTGAGAATTATTTGATTGAGCTAATGGTTGAAGAGGTGAAAAAAGGAAATCGAACTACTACAACTTTTTCTAAGTCGGGATGGAAGGCAATTAAGGAAGGACTTAAGGCTAAATTTGATAAAGACTATAATGATGttcaattgaaaaacaaatacaacCAATTGAGAAATAGACAAAAGTGTTTCAAAGCTTTGATCAAAGAGACTGGAATTGGTTACAATGTCATTACATGCCAAGTTAATGCAACCAATGAATGTTGGGAAAGTTTGTCAAAG GTTCATAGAATGGCAAAAAGGTTTAAGAAAAAGGGTTGTAAGGAATTTCCTGCATTATGCATCATTTTTGGAGATACCACAGCCTCTGGTGCACATGCACACCCTTCCACTAAATCTCCATCACACAATGAAGAAGAGAGTTTTGGTGTTGATAATTCTAAAGATACCTCGTCAAGGGTTAATGAAGAAGTTGAAATAATTACTCCTGAGTCTCAAAAATAG